One Borreliella chilensis genomic region harbors:
- a CDS encoding FAD-dependent thymidylate synthase: MNREYKILNNGFLKLLDFMGDDKRIVEAARISYRGESVKRKDEELIDYLIRNGHTSPLEQVVFTFHIKAPIFIARQWMRHRTARINEASGCYSLAREEFYAPLEEDLICQISSNSSRNSERVFKFLGKGLSEKIRHHQKYSYELYQDMINSNISKEVSRIVLPLSLYTEWYWQIDLNNLFHFIKLRLALDSPKEVKENSPKEMQEYAKALLSVVREIVPVSFNSFENHFLKGKRFSHEEIMAIANALDLNKLSIDSNKLNILKDKLGID, from the coding sequence TTGAATAGAGAATATAAAATTTTGAATAATGGCTTTTTAAAGCTTTTAGATTTTATGGGAGATGACAAGAGAATAGTTGAGGCCGCAAGGATTTCTTATCGAGGAGAGAGTGTCAAAAGAAAAGATGAAGAGCTTATTGACTATTTGATAAGAAATGGGCATACAAGCCCATTGGAGCAGGTAGTTTTTACATTTCATATTAAAGCTCCAATATTTATTGCACGGCAGTGGATGAGGCACAGAACCGCAAGGATTAATGAAGCTTCTGGATGTTATAGTTTAGCAAGAGAGGAATTTTATGCTCCTTTAGAAGAAGATTTGATATGTCAAATTTCTAGTAATAGTAGTAGAAATTCTGAAAGAGTGTTCAAGTTTTTGGGTAAAGGTTTGTCAGAGAAGATAAGGCATCATCAAAAATATTCTTATGAGCTTTATCAAGATATGATAAATTCCAATATTTCAAAAGAAGTCTCAAGAATAGTTTTGCCTTTAAGTTTATATACTGAATGGTATTGGCAAATTGACCTGAACAATCTTTTCCATTTTATTAAGTTGCGATTAGCTTTAGATAGCCCAAAAGAGGTAAAAGAAAATTCGCCAAAAGAAATGCAAGAATATGCTAAGGCATTGCTTAGTGTAGTAAGAGAAATCGTTCCCGTTTCTTTTAACAGTTTTGAGAATCATTTTTTAAAAGGAAAGAGATTTTCTCACGAAGAGATAATGGCAATTGCGAATGCTTTGGATTTAAATAAAC